A stretch of Primulina tabacum isolate GXHZ01 chromosome 13, ASM2559414v2, whole genome shotgun sequence DNA encodes these proteins:
- the LOC142522605 gene encoding rhazimal reductase 1-like encodes MKFMKKTECAVPEVILNSGHKMPGLGLGTAAHPMPPTDQLTTVLLEAVAAGYRHFDTAAMYGSEEAVGRAVAAAIECGLVKDRKEIFITSKLFMTDTHRDLVVPALKKTLRKLGQDYVDLYLIHWPIRTKQTADVYKLSEEDMLYFDIKEVWEAMEECSRLGLAKSIGVSNFSCEKLSKLLRNATIPPAVNQVEMSIAWQQRKMLEFCKEKRIHVCAWSPLGANGALWGSHAVMQSPILEEIAAAKNKTKAQVALRWVCEQGAVPLVKSFNSERMRQNLQIFDWELTDEETCKIGKISQAKAFTGQGFIFPKGQYRSVEELWDGEV; translated from the exons ATGAAATTCATGAAGAAAACAGAGTGCGCAGTTCCGGAAGTAATCTTGAATTCCGGCCATAAAATGCCAGGCCTAGGCTTAGGAACCGCGGCGCATCCGATGCCGCCGACTGATCAGCTAACAACCGTCCTCTTGGAAGCagtcgccgccgggtaccgccaCTTCGACACGGCTGCCATGTATGGATCAGAGGAAGCCGTCGGCAGAGCGGTGGCCGCGGCGATCGAATGCGGCCTGGTTAAGGATCGGAAGGAGATTTTCATAACCTCGAAACTGTTTATGACAGATACTCACCGTGATCTTGTGGTGCCGGCCCTCAAGAAAACACTCCG TAAGCTGGGGCAAGATTATGTGGATCTGTATCTGATACACTGGCCAATAAGGACAAAGCAAACTGCTGATGTTTATAAACTGAGTGAAGAAGACATGCTTTATTTCGATATAAAGGAGGTTTGGGAGGCCATGGAGGAGTGCTCTAGATTGGGTTTAGCCAAATCCATTGGCGTAAGCAATTTCAGCTGCGAAAAACTCTCGAAATTGCTGCGAAATGCAACCATCCCACCAGCAGTTAACCAG GTTGAAATGAGTATAGCATGgcaacaaagaaaaatgttgGAGTTTTGCAAGGAGAAGAGGATTCATGTGTGTGCATGGTCTCCTCTTGGGGCAAATGGAGCTTTATGGGGATCACATGCAGTGATGCAGAGTCCAATTCTCGAAGAAATTGCAGCTGCTAAGAACAAAACCAAGGCTCAG GTGGCATTGAGATGGGTATGTGAACAGGGAGCAGTCCCTCTAGTGAAGAGCTTCAACAGCGAGAGAATGAGACAgaatcttcaaattttcgaCTGGGAATTAACAGATGAAGAAACTTGCAAGATTGGAAAGATCTCACAGGCAAAAGCATTCACAGGTCAAGGGTTTATATTCCCAAAAGGACAATACAGATCAGTGGAAGAATTATGGGATGGAGAAGTATGA